A single window of Calditrichota bacterium DNA harbors:
- a CDS encoding KpsF/GutQ family sugar-phosphate isomerase — protein MKENGSLSEKEIKFSIEKAKEVIRKEADAVLALQDRIDEEFARAVDLIVKCHGRVIITGMGKSGIVGRKIAATLTSTGTSAFFLHPAEGMHGDIGIVHKDDVVICISKSGNTHELFQIVPILKRMGVKIISITGNRRSRLAERSDVILDASVSEEACSNNLAPTSSSTAALVMGDALAVALLERRGFKAEDFALLHPGGSLGKKLSMKIDEVMFTGDRIPVVTEEDLLDTVLFKMTAKRFGAACVVGKRGKLVGIITDGDLRRLLETTKEVWNLQASDVMNTKPKTVKIGIMAAEALKVMTEYSIMQVIIVDEKNIPRGIVHLHDLLEAGIL, from the coding sequence ATGAAAGAAAACGGAAGTTTGAGTGAAAAAGAGATAAAATTTTCTATTGAAAAAGCAAAAGAAGTCATTCGCAAAGAAGCGGACGCCGTTTTGGCGCTGCAGGACAGAATCGACGAAGAATTTGCCCGGGCAGTGGATTTGATCGTCAAATGCCATGGGAGAGTGATTATTACCGGCATGGGCAAGTCGGGCATTGTGGGCCGGAAAATTGCCGCGACGCTCACGAGCACGGGCACATCGGCGTTTTTTTTGCACCCTGCCGAAGGTATGCACGGCGACATCGGAATTGTGCACAAGGACGATGTGGTGATTTGCATTTCCAAAAGCGGCAACACGCACGAGCTATTTCAGATTGTGCCCATTTTGAAAAGGATGGGCGTGAAAATAATTTCCATTACCGGGAACCGGCGCTCCCGTCTGGCGGAACGCAGCGATGTAATTCTGGACGCCAGTGTGAGCGAGGAAGCCTGTTCCAATAATTTGGCGCCCACTTCCAGTTCCACGGCCGCGTTAGTCATGGGCGATGCGCTGGCAGTGGCGCTGTTGGAACGGCGCGGTTTCAAGGCGGAAGATTTTGCTTTGCTGCATCCGGGAGGAAGTCTGGGCAAAAAATTATCCATGAAAATAGACGAAGTGATGTTCACCGGGGACCGCATTCCAGTAGTGACTGAGGAGGATTTGCTGGATACGGTGTTGTTCAAAATGACTGCCAAACGCTTTGGCGCGGCTTGCGTCGTCGGAAAACGGGGCAAATTGGTCGGGATCATTACGGACGGTGATTTGCGCAGATTGCTGGAAACGACGAAAGAAGTCTGGAATTTGCAAGCCAGCGACGTGATGAACACCAAGCCCAAAACCGTGAAAATCGGCATTATGGCGGCGGAAGCGCTGAAAGTGATGACCGAGTACAGCATCATGCAGGTCATTATTGTGGACGAGAAAAATATCCCGCGCGGCATTGTTCATTTGCACGATCTGTTGGAGGCCGGGATTCTGTGA
- a CDS encoding lysophospholipid acyltransferase family protein yields MSKKLKRTRKRIKNWLIYVAIRAGMMWMSEVQRATAQKFLGTLALWGYYLVKSERRKTLKNLTKVYGETHSPEQIKQMAKDVFVNLGRNMADAFCLSRFNAKNVDRFVQSSGLENLDKALQKGKGIIALTGHIGNWELMGAFLVIKGYPVNVVGAPIYDLRLDALVVSNRMSSGMKYIARGDATRQIIRVLRKNEIIGILTDQDTRKVDGVFVDFLGYEAYTPVGPVILAMKTGAAIVPMAVHLKKNGNHFIDIRPALELRFTGDLETDRIENTKLCNDALTDFILRHPTQWVWMHERWKTKPEDVKKRSRK; encoded by the coding sequence GTGAGCAAAAAACTGAAACGGACGCGGAAACGAATAAAAAATTGGCTCATTTACGTGGCTATTCGCGCAGGAATGATGTGGATGTCCGAAGTGCAGCGGGCGACGGCGCAAAAATTTTTGGGTACGCTGGCGTTGTGGGGATATTATCTGGTGAAAAGCGAACGCCGGAAGACGCTGAAAAATTTGACGAAAGTTTACGGGGAAACGCATTCTCCTGAACAAATCAAGCAAATGGCCAAAGATGTGTTCGTCAATCTCGGCAGAAATATGGCGGACGCATTTTGTCTGTCTCGATTTAATGCCAAAAATGTCGATCGGTTCGTTCAATCTTCGGGGCTGGAAAATTTAGACAAAGCGCTTCAAAAGGGTAAGGGAATCATTGCGCTCACGGGCCATATCGGAAATTGGGAACTGATGGGCGCGTTTCTCGTGATCAAGGGCTATCCTGTGAATGTCGTTGGCGCTCCGATTTACGATCTGCGTCTGGATGCGCTGGTGGTAAGCAATCGGATGAGTTCGGGAATGAAATATATCGCTCGCGGCGATGCAACGCGGCAAATTATCCGCGTGCTGCGCAAAAATGAAATTATCGGCATTTTGACCGATCAGGACACGCGCAAAGTCGATGGCGTTTTTGTCGATTTTTTGGGATACGAAGCCTACACGCCGGTTGGCCCGGTCATACTTGCCATGAAAACCGGCGCCGCCATCGTGCCGATGGCGGTTCATTTGAAAAAAAATGGCAATCATTTCATCGACATTCGCCCGGCGTTAGAATTGAGATTTACCGGCGATCTGGAAACAGATCGCATTGAAAATACCAAACTGTGCAACGACGCACTGACAGATTTTATTCTGCGCCATCCCACACAATGGGTTTGGATGCACGAACGCTGGAAAACCAAACCAGAAGATGTTAAAAAGCGAAGCCGAAAATGA
- the lptC gene encoding LPS export ABC transporter periplasmic protein LptC → MMTAKFFHNKWFLTLIFVFSFAVACQKNEKNKAVEDERAPLPDQEAWNSTVTSTVDGKLNAVIHYGHMQRFKQRKVVDFDDGIEIDFYNEKGEHASKLTSERGKLNEASSDIEAFGNVVVVSDSGINLRTEHLYWDNSIEKVVSDTFVTITSADQDTFYGIGFESDQYLNNWVIRRISGKTSRGLDLQLEKKEKAAEKDSSLVDSTAAKGDAAADSLPPPRKSGT, encoded by the coding sequence ATGATGACAGCGAAATTTTTTCACAATAAATGGTTTTTGACTCTGATTTTCGTTTTCTCCTTTGCTGTCGCCTGCCAAAAAAATGAAAAGAATAAGGCTGTTGAAGATGAGCGCGCGCCGCTGCCGGATCAGGAGGCGTGGAATTCAACGGTTACTTCGACGGTTGACGGCAAATTGAATGCGGTGATTCATTATGGTCACATGCAGCGATTCAAGCAGCGGAAAGTCGTGGATTTCGACGACGGAATCGAAATCGATTTTTACAATGAAAAAGGAGAGCACGCTTCCAAATTGACTTCCGAACGCGGTAAATTGAACGAAGCCAGCAGCGACATCGAGGCTTTCGGCAATGTGGTCGTTGTGTCGGACAGCGGCATCAATTTACGGACTGAACATTTGTACTGGGACAACAGCATCGAAAAAGTGGTATCCGACACTTTTGTAACGATCACTTCGGCGGATCAGGACACTTTCTACGGCATCGGTTTTGAATCGGATCAGTATTTGAATAATTGGGTGATTCGGCGAATTTCCGGAAAGACGAGCCGGGGATTGGATTTGCAGTTGGAAAAAAAGGAGAAAGCGGCGGAGAAAGATTCTTCGCTGGTTGATTCGACGGCTGCGAAGGGCGATGCTGCTGCGGATTCTTTGCCGCCGCCGAGAAAAAGCGGGACGTAA
- a CDS encoding LPS export ABC transporter periplasmic protein LptC encodes MILSLRKTIFLMLFLSISQSGIFAQNSERLEIVATDSTDMKQSKTAQGVLVELVNNVHLRQGDVEMFCEHVMWWKDRNEVVIEKNVRIFDRLKKLYADYVFYYTDSRIYKARGHVVLKDTARQIFADEIQYFREKDIIIADGHVVLLDEKNNIEIRSRHAELDNNRDYALITQDPVFVKKDSLDNEEIRITGVKMELFNGGDKAVVTDSVKIAHKEATATCGIAEFYRKENRVLLKKTPIVWQKNDRLSGGEIQLFLRKNNELEKAVISGHGLVASKVDTTGVDKREHRLSGETITMYFQQRELAKVVVENQATSYYYVIEDGEEKGLNKIIGDKIIVSLENRKVSRIKIISSPQLSEGVFYPVRMEPDLTEK; translated from the coding sequence ATGATTTTGAGCTTAAGAAAAACTATTTTCCTGATGCTCTTTTTATCGATTTCTCAATCAGGGATATTTGCCCAAAATTCCGAACGGCTGGAAATTGTGGCGACGGACAGCACGGACATGAAGCAGTCGAAAACGGCGCAAGGTGTTCTGGTCGAATTGGTGAATAACGTCCATTTGCGCCAGGGCGACGTGGAAATGTTTTGTGAACATGTGATGTGGTGGAAAGATCGTAACGAAGTTGTTATTGAAAAAAACGTTCGCATTTTTGATAGACTGAAAAAGCTGTATGCGGATTACGTTTTTTATTACACGGATTCCAGAATTTACAAAGCGCGCGGACATGTGGTGTTGAAAGACACGGCGCGTCAGATTTTTGCCGATGAAATTCAGTATTTCCGTGAAAAAGACATTATTATTGCCGACGGCCATGTGGTTTTATTGGATGAGAAAAATAATATTGAAATTCGTTCGCGACACGCGGAGTTGGACAATAACCGCGACTATGCGCTGATTACTCAGGACCCGGTGTTTGTGAAAAAGGACAGTCTTGACAATGAAGAAATTCGCATCACGGGAGTTAAAATGGAATTGTTCAACGGCGGCGATAAGGCGGTTGTCACTGACAGCGTGAAAATTGCACACAAGGAAGCGACTGCCACTTGTGGCATTGCCGAATTTTACAGAAAAGAAAACCGGGTATTGCTAAAAAAAACGCCGATTGTCTGGCAGAAAAATGACCGCCTCAGCGGCGGCGAGATTCAGTTGTTTTTGCGAAAGAACAATGAATTGGAAAAAGCGGTTATCTCCGGCCATGGTTTGGTCGCATCAAAAGTTGACACGACCGGGGTGGACAAGCGCGAGCATCGGCTGTCGGGCGAGACAATCACCATGTATTTTCAGCAGCGCGAATTAGCGAAAGTTGTCGTGGAAAACCAAGCTACCAGCTACTATTACGTGATTGAGGACGGCGAGGAAAAAGGGCTGAACAAGATCATCGGTGACAAAATTATTGTGTCATTGGAAAATCGAAAGGTTTCCCGCATCAAGATAATCAGCAGCCCGCAGTTGTCGGAAGGAGTATTTTATCCGGTGAGAATGGAGCCGGATTTAACGGAGAAGTGA
- the lptB gene encoding LPS export ABC transporter ATP-binding protein: MEKVLRAEKLVKVYGKRTVVNEVSLEVKQGEIVGLLGPNGAGKTTTFYMITGMIRPTRGKIFLDNEDLTNLPMYKRARLGIGYLPQEASIFRKLTVEENIMAILESMSLSRQERKVRLEELLAELNISHLAKSKGYNLSGGERRRVEITRALVTNPKFILLDEPFAGIDPIAVEDIQYIVKNLVTKGIGVLITDHNVHETLSITNHAYLLYDGVVLKSGSSEFLASDPETKRLYLGEKFKLHR; the protein is encoded by the coding sequence ATGGAAAAAGTTTTACGCGCCGAGAAATTAGTCAAAGTTTACGGCAAAAGAACCGTGGTCAATGAAGTGTCGCTGGAAGTCAAGCAGGGAGAAATCGTGGGTTTGCTGGGTCCCAACGGCGCCGGAAAAACTACGACTTTTTACATGATTACCGGCATGATTCGCCCCACGCGGGGGAAAATTTTTCTGGATAACGAAGACCTTACTAATTTGCCGATGTACAAACGCGCCAGATTGGGAATCGGATATTTGCCACAAGAGGCGTCGATTTTTCGCAAGTTGACCGTCGAAGAAAATATCATGGCTATTCTGGAGAGCATGTCCCTGTCGCGCCAGGAAAGAAAAGTTCGACTGGAAGAATTGCTGGCCGAGTTGAATATTTCGCATCTGGCAAAAAGCAAAGGCTACAATCTTTCCGGCGGCGAACGCCGTCGCGTTGAAATTACGCGCGCGCTGGTGACAAATCCCAAGTTCATTTTACTGGACGAACCGTTTGCCGGCATCGATCCCATTGCGGTTGAGGATATTCAATATATTGTAAAAAATTTAGTTACGAAGGGAATCGGCGTGTTGATCACTGACCACAACGTGCACGAAACTTTATCGATCACCAACCACGCCTATTTGCTTTACGATGGCGTCGTGTTAAAATCGGGCAGTTCGGAGTTTTTAGCGAGCGATCCGGAGACGAAGCGGCTCTATCTTGGCGAAAAATTCAAGTTGCATCGTTAG